DNA sequence from the Candidatus Brocadiia bacterium genome:
CTTATGTGATGGCTCAGTTTGAGAAACAGCTCAGAGGTGAGATTGAAATCGTTGAAAACATTCCGGTAAAAAGGAAGAATAGCAGCGTCTTTTATGCGGACATCAATTCCACCCCTTTGAAATTACTCGGTAAAACATACCTGATGGGTATTTTTCGTGATATAACCGAGCGTAAACGGGCAGAGGAAACCCTGGCTATACACTCCCTGTTGTTGGATAATTCCATGGACTCTATCTTCCTACACGACGACCAGGGCCGGTTTATTTATGCCAATAAGGCCACTTATGAAACCCGCGGTTATACCAGAGAAGAATTCATGAAACTGAACCTGCGCGATCTGGATACCCCCGAATACGCCCGGTTAATCGGCCAGCGAATGAACCAGATAACCGAAAAGGGCAGCGCCGTATTCGAAGCCGCCCATCGTTGCAAAGACGGCTCAATCATGCCCATTGAAACCCACGTCTCAATCATAGAACTGTCGGGTAAAAAATGCTTTCTGGCTGTTCTGCGCGACATCACCGAACGGAAGAAAACCGAGGAGATCTTACGCAATAGTGAAAAGGCACTGTCGGAAGCGCAAAAAATTGTCCGTATGGGCAATTGGGAATATGATACGATAACACAGAAACGACGCTGGTCTGACGAGATGTTTAGTGTCTTCAGCCGTGACCAGCGCCTGGGCGCCCCTTCCTGGCCGGAGTTTGAAAGGATGGTTCATCCAGATGACTGGCCTTCGCTTTATAACGCCATGCAATCGTCTATTAATGACGGCACGCCTTATAATCTTGAATTCAGGGTTATTCACCCGGGCGGTAAAATCAACAATGTCTTAACCATAGGGAAAGCCGGACGAGATACTTCCGGCAAAATAGTAAAACTCTACGGCACTGTCCAGGACATCACCGAGCAAAAACAGGCCCAAAAAGAACTTGAAAGAAGCAATGATACCCAGGAAACAATCAACAATCTTTTAGAGATGTCGCTTAAGGATATCGCTTTGGATGAACTGCTCAAAAATACGCTCAATATGATACTGGCCATACCGTGGTTATCCCTGAAATCCCGGGGCTGTATCTTCCTGGTGGAAAGCGAGCCTGATGTTTTGGTTATGAAGGCGCAGCAGAGCATTTCCGATGCCCTGTTGAAAACCTGCGTTCGCGTGCCTTTTGGGAAATGTATCTGCGGAAAAGCCGCCTTAACCCGGGAAGTAAAATTCACGGACAGGGTAGACCAGCTCCACGAAATCAGATACAACGACATTATTCCGCACGGACATTACTGTGTGCCGATTATTTTTGACGACCAGATACTAGGTCTGATAAATATTTATGTGAAAGAAGGCCACCGGCGAGACCAGTCCGAAGAAACATTCCTGAAAACCATTGCCAATACCCTGGCCGGCATTATTGACCGCCGCAAGATGGGGTCTGAAAAAGCAACCCTGCAGAACCAGCTGTTTCAGGCGCAGAAAATGGATGCCTTCGGGCGATTGGCCGGTGGCGTAGCGCATGATTTCAATAATATCCTGACCGTGATTGACGGCTACTGCGCTTTGATGAAGGATGAGTTTAAAGATAACCAGCCGCTGGTAAGCAACATCCAACCCATTCGCAAGGCCGTGGAACGGGCGGCCAACCTGACCGGCCAACTCCTGGCTTTCAGCCGCAAACAGCCGATGAGCGTCAAAATCACCAATCTCAACAACCTGATAACCGAGATGGTCAAAATGCTGCAACGCGTTATCGGCGAGGATATAAAATTAATTGTTGATTTATTCCCTGAATTGAAAGAAGTCCGGATTGACCAGGGCCAGATCGGGCAGGTGATAATGAACCTGGTCATAAACGCCCGGGATGCCATGCCGTCCGGCGGGCAGATAACCATCAAAACGGGCAATACCGACATCACTACCGAGCAAACCCAGAGAATGCCCGAAAGCCGAACCGGGTTTTTTGTCAGGATAAGCGTGCAGGATGCCGGAGTCGGAATGAACAGGGAAATCATGGGACACCTTTTTGAGCCGTTCTTTACCACCAAGGAGCGGGGTAAGGGAACGGGATTGGGATTATCCGTCGTTTACGGCATAGTTAAACAACATAACGGCTGGATAGATGTCCGGAGCGAGATGGTGCAGCCCACCCGACCGAATACCCGTCTGAACGATTCATCCGGGCAGGACTCCGGTCGTCCGGGCGGGGGCACTGTCTTTGACGTCTATCTACCGGTGATGACCGTCCAGAAGGCCGACAAACTAGAGGATAAACCAAAGAAACCAGCGCTGAAATTAAAAACAGCCAATTTGCGGATACTTTTGATAGAAGACGAAGAGGATATCAAAGATGTCGTCGCTTTTGGATTGAGGAAAAGCGGCTACCATGTATTCGAAGCCGCCAGTGTCGCCGAAACGCTTAGAATCTTCGAACAGGAAAAAGGGAAATTTGATGTCGTCTTCAGCGATATTATCCTGCCGGACGGAAACGGGGTTAGCTTAGTCAAGAACTTATTGGAAATCAACCCCCAACTAAAAGTAATCTTGAGCAGCGGTTATATCGATGACCGGTTGCAACTTAAGACTATCGAAGACAAAGGCTATAAATTCATTTCCAAACCGTACAATGTGACCCGGCTGGTTAATGCCATCTTGAAATCATAATACCGGCCGGTTTCATGACATGGTATCCTAACCGGACGCCTGCTCTTTTTTCACCACCTCAAGGAACGCCGCCACGACTTTGGGGTCGAACTGGCTTCCTGAATTCTGCCTGATGGTGTTCAGTGCTATATGAGGGGTGAGGGCCTCGCGGTAAGGCCGGATCGAAGTCATGGCATCGTAAGTATCGGCCACGGCGATAATCCGGGCGCCGATGGGGATTTTGTCGCCGGCCAGCCCGCTCGGGTAACCCTGGCCGTCAAACCGCTCGTGGTGATGCCGTATCAACGGCTCCTCTGCCCGGAACAACTTGAGCTGCTCCATCATCATACTGCCGATGACCGGGTGCATCTTGACGTCGGCCCATTCCTGGGGCGTCAGTTTGCCTTCCTTCATCAATATCAGGTCGCTCAGGCTGATCTTGCCGATATCGTGCATCAACCCGGCGCAGTTTATCACCTCGACTGTGTCGTCGCGCAGGCGCATCGCCTTGGCTATCAGGCTGGAATATTCGGCCACGCGCGAACAGTGGTTCTTCAGGTATTTGTTCTTGGTCTCCGTCAGCTGGATGATGATCCGCAACAGCCCCATATAACTTTCCCGCAACAGATGCGAGGTAGCCGAGTTGTATTCCGGCTTATACCTGAGCCTGGGATTGAGCACCTTGGTAACCACCTGCCTGATCTGGGTAAAGTTGAACGGCTTGGCCAGCATATCAACGGCGCCCTTGTCCAGCGCCTCGATGATTTTATCGTGCGTGGCGAAGCCGCTCATCATTATGACCGGCTGTTTGGGATGGGTTTTCTTTATCAGTGCCAGCGTGCTCAGGCCGTCCAGCGCCGGCATCATCACGTCGCAGAGCACCAGGTCAAAACGCTCCTTGGCCAACATCTCGATGCCGTCAATGCCTATTTCCGCATGATGCACCTCATAATCAATCTTGCCCAGGAACGTGGCCAGCACGTTCCTGACATCAGGCTCGTCATCGATGATAAGTATTTTCTGCTTCTGTGACATAAAGATTTATTAAGGCATCAGTATGATATTTGTTATCCGGAATAAAGTCAATATAAAGATGGATAGCTTGCCTGGATTCACCGGGATATGTCTAAAAAGTTACGCCGGTAGGTTATCCACAACTTAAGTAATCACGGGGATATACTACCACCCCTCTGTGGCTATTGCGTTGCAAAAGACAGGTTGTGTCCCCGTACCACTAATGACTTTTCCATTCGCACAGTTTACCCGCCTTTGGGCAGGGCTCAGGGACCTAAGTCCCTACCCGTGAGGGTTCTTGTCCCTATAAGTCCTTACAGGAGGCTTCGTACTGTCACTAACTCCCGGAGTTTACCCCGCTTAGGCGGTGGTCGAAGTAACACTAAGGCCGCTGGCTAAGTGTGCAAAGACCTTGGCGTCGGTTATCATATTCTTTATCAGGCAGTATTCGTTGGGTTGGTGGGCCATCCAGCCCAGGGTGGACCAAACCACGGCCGGGATGCCTTCCTGTCTGAAATGGGCCGCAAAGGTCCCTCCGCCGATACCGACCAGTACCGGCTTGCGCCCGGTGACGTACCTGATTGAGGCGCCCAACATCCTGACCGCCGGGGCTGTCGGCGCGGTGTAGGATGCGACTGATTCGTTGACGACTTCAATGCCCACCTTGACCTTGAACTCTTTGGCTATCCGGACGGATTCCTGCCTGAATACCCGCTTGATTTGCTCGGGCTTGTACCGGGGCAATATCCGGCAGTCGTAGTAGAATATGTCCTCGCCCGGTATGGTGTTGACGTTCTCGACGTTGGCGTCTTTCTTGGTCGGTTCAAAGGTGGAAACGGCCGGATTGAACAGGCGGTCTTTGGTGGAAAACCGTTGGTGCAGGACCTTGTCCAACCGGCAAAGTAGCTGTGCGCCGGCCCGATGGGCGTTGTTGCCGGCGCCGGGTACCGAGGCGTGGCACTGGCGTCCTTTGACCGTGACCTTGAGCCAGAGAACTGTTTTCTCCGCAATCTCGATTTCCAGGCTGTCCGGACGTCCGCTGTCTGGCACGATGATGATGTCCTGCTTCCGGAAAAGTTTCCGCTGGTGAGCTAACAGCCGCTGGACGCCGAAATGACTGCCGGTCTCTTCATCCGCCAGGAAGCTCAGTGCGATATCGTATTCGGGCACGAGTTTCAGATCCTTCATAGCCTTGAGGGCAAAGATGGATGTGATGATGGCCTGCTGGTTGTCTTCGGTACCCCGTCCATAGATTTTGCCGTCCTTGACCACGGCCTTATAGGGGTCGGTCTGCCAGAGGTTGCGGGCGCCGGGCGGGACGACATCCAGATGGCTTATCAACCAGATAGTCCGGGAGTGGTTTCGGCCTTGGACCCGGGCAATCAGGTTGGGCCGGTAGCCGCAGGGCACGGTCTTATCGAGCGCGCGGTATTCTTCGATGCGGTCGAAGCCCATCTTGCGCAGTTCTTTCTTGAGGTAGTCGGCCTTTTTGACCTCGCCGATGCCTTTATTTATGGGCGAAAGCGCCGGGATGGCCGTCAGGCCAACCTGGAGCCGGACCATATCGCCCTGGAGCTGGTGGATGCGGTTGAATACTTTTTTAACATCATTATCAGACCACATAAACATCCTTTCTTGTTAGAATATATGTATTATCTAAGGGGCCTATCGCCCCGCTGACCTATTGTATTTTTCATTGCCCCACCTGCGTCGGGGCGGTTCTGTCGCATCGTTTATGGCTCATACCACCAAATATCATTTTTATAAGTGTCAGGAGAACCTTGCACCGTCCCTCCAAACAATATACCTTTTGTCCCATCCCATATCAGCTTGGAAAACACCCTTGCTGATGGTGAACCTGGCGAGTCTTTCGGTATCCTTTCCACATAAGAATTGGTATTAGGATTATACAACCACAAATCATTATTGCAACCAGTATTGTCACTTCCGCCAAATATCAGGACATTGGCCCCATCCCAAGCCATGGTATGATATTGACGCGCTAATCCTCCAGTTTGAATTTTCACTGTCCAGATATTCAGCGTCGGGTCGTACCACCACCAATCGGAGTATGTCTGATAACCGCCGAATAAAATAATCCTTACTCCGCCCCAAA
Encoded proteins:
- a CDS encoding PAS domain S-box protein, producing MAKKPKSNARSVKPAKKSSEQQVRLKEQPASSIDSKQMENVLKNGNRYRNTLNNMLEGCQIISFDWRYLYINEAATRHGQRPPAQLLNRTMMECYPEIEKTEMFAALKRCMDQRIPQQLENEFSFPDGSKSWFELSIHPAPEGIFILSLDITERKHNQEKIKYLNNILRAIRNVNQLITRERDRDKLIREACGKLTETRGYLCAWIILFDKSGKFTAAAESGLGKDFDLLAESVKSGRVPRCLRETMKLKGVRVIADTSDFCRGCFHHAVYPSKKTMLIRLEYNDVIYGILAIAAPVEASLDQEEQELFGEVSGDIAFALYNMDVEEKQKQSEKSLKESEEKFRIVFDNANDGILLADAETRKFHTGNKAICRMLGYTLEEIKGLDVTHIHPEKDVPYVMAQFEKQLRGEIEIVENIPVKRKNSSVFYADINSTPLKLLGKTYLMGIFRDITERKRAEETLAIHSLLLDNSMDSIFLHDDQGRFIYANKATYETRGYTREEFMKLNLRDLDTPEYARLIGQRMNQITEKGSAVFEAAHRCKDGSIMPIETHVSIIELSGKKCFLAVLRDITERKKTEEILRNSEKALSEAQKIVRMGNWEYDTITQKRRWSDEMFSVFSRDQRLGAPSWPEFERMVHPDDWPSLYNAMQSSINDGTPYNLEFRVIHPGGKINNVLTIGKAGRDTSGKIVKLYGTVQDITEQKQAQKELERSNDTQETINNLLEMSLKDIALDELLKNTLNMILAIPWLSLKSRGCIFLVESEPDVLVMKAQQSISDALLKTCVRVPFGKCICGKAALTREVKFTDRVDQLHEIRYNDIIPHGHYCVPIIFDDQILGLINIYVKEGHRRDQSEETFLKTIANTLAGIIDRRKMGSEKATLQNQLFQAQKMDAFGRLAGGVAHDFNNILTVIDGYCALMKDEFKDNQPLVSNIQPIRKAVERAANLTGQLLAFSRKQPMSVKITNLNNLITEMVKMLQRVIGEDIKLIVDLFPELKEVRIDQGQIGQVIMNLVINARDAMPSGGQITIKTGNTDITTEQTQRMPESRTGFFVRISVQDAGVGMNREIMGHLFEPFFTTKERGKGTGLGLSVVYGIVKQHNGWIDVRSEMVQPTRPNTRLNDSSGQDSGRPGGGTVFDVYLPVMTVQKADKLEDKPKKPALKLKTANLRILLIEDEEDIKDVVAFGLRKSGYHVFEAASVAETLRIFEQEKGKFDVVFSDIILPDGNGVSLVKNLLEINPQLKVILSSGYIDDRLQLKTIEDKGYKFISKPYNVTRLVNAILKS
- a CDS encoding HD domain-containing phosphohydrolase, producing MSQKQKILIIDDEPDVRNVLATFLGKIDYEVHHAEIGIDGIEMLAKERFDLVLCDVMMPALDGLSTLALIKKTHPKQPVIMMSGFATHDKIIEALDKGAVDMLAKPFNFTQIRQVVTKVLNPRLRYKPEYNSATSHLLRESYMGLLRIIIQLTETKNKYLKNHCSRVAEYSSLIAKAMRLRDDTVEVINCAGLMHDIGKISLSDLILMKEGKLTPQEWADVKMHPVIGSMMMEQLKLFRAEEPLIRHHHERFDGQGYPSGLAGDKIPIGARIIAVADTYDAMTSIRPYREALTPHIALNTIRQNSGSQFDPKVVAAFLEVVKKEQASG
- a CDS encoding M20 family metallo-hydrolase, with the protein product MWSDNDVKKVFNRIHQLQGDMVRLQVGLTAIPALSPINKGIGEVKKADYLKKELRKMGFDRIEEYRALDKTVPCGYRPNLIARVQGRNHSRTIWLISHLDVVPPGARNLWQTDPYKAVVKDGKIYGRGTEDNQQAIITSIFALKAMKDLKLVPEYDIALSFLADEETGSHFGVQRLLAHQRKLFRKQDIIIVPDSGRPDSLEIEIAEKTVLWLKVTVKGRQCHASVPGAGNNAHRAGAQLLCRLDKVLHQRFSTKDRLFNPAVSTFEPTKKDANVENVNTIPGEDIFYYDCRILPRYKPEQIKRVFRQESVRIAKEFKVKVGIEVVNESVASYTAPTAPAVRMLGASIRYVTGRKPVLVGIGGGTFAAHFRQEGIPAVVWSTLGWMAHQPNEYCLIKNMITDAKVFAHLASGLSVTSTTA